Proteins co-encoded in one Pseudomonadota bacterium genomic window:
- the tsaE gene encoding tRNA (adenosine(37)-N6)-threonylcarbamoyltransferase complex ATPase subunit type 1 TsaE, producing the protein MGKPESLSWQLANEQETEAAGALLADRLAPFTEPMLLGLTGSLGAGKTTLARGLLKALGVNGRIKSPTFTLIEPYETTSGPVHHLDLYRLDDPGELEFLGLSDFLDEPGLVLVEWPEKAPVLMKRLDYQLALAFSGEQRTLSITGSGKAASRMLASLPPW; encoded by the coding sequence ATGGGTAAACCCGAAAGCTTGAGCTGGCAGCTGGCGAATGAGCAGGAAACGGAAGCAGCCGGCGCTTTGCTCGCTGATCGGCTCGCGCCGTTCACCGAGCCGATGTTGCTGGGTCTGACTGGCTCGCTGGGTGCCGGGAAAACCACGCTGGCCAGGGGACTCCTCAAGGCTCTTGGCGTTAATGGGCGAATCAAAAGCCCGACATTCACGCTGATCGAACCCTACGAGACGACGAGCGGCCCGGTTCACCACCTGGATCTTTATCGCCTGGATGACCCGGGTGAGCTGGAATTTCTGGGTCTGTCGGATTTTCTCGATGAGCCCGGCCTGGTGCTGGTCGAATGGCCGGAAAAAGCGCCGGTGTTGATGAAACGCCTGGATTATCAGCTCGCGCTGGCCTTTTCGGGTGAGCAAAGAACGCTGAGCATCACCGGTTCGGGCAAGGCCGCAAGCCGGATGCTGGCGTCGCTGCCGCCTTGGTGA